In Afipia sp. GAS231, a single window of DNA contains:
- a CDS encoding septal ring lytic transglycosylase RlpA family protein, with translation MAGHRHGEDNGVSKLRLAALALALTSSPVYADTFQEMWMGRVARPPADNEEASVYWEDTWDARGKHFKANEVSCAHRTEAFGTIFVVTNLDNGKTIKCPVQDRGPYARGRVLDFSLGAARQIGCDGLCRVTVRRAGYE, from the coding sequence ATGGCAGGGCATCGGCACGGCGAAGACAACGGCGTCTCGAAGCTGCGGCTTGCAGCCCTGGCGCTGGCATTGACCTCTTCCCCGGTCTACGCCGACACCTTTCAGGAGATGTGGATGGGCCGCGTCGCCCGGCCGCCCGCCGACAATGAGGAAGCCTCGGTTTACTGGGAAGACACCTGGGACGCACGCGGCAAACACTTCAAGGCCAACGAGGTTTCCTGCGCGCATCGCACCGAGGCGTTCGGCACCATCTTCGTCGTCACCAATCTCGATAACGGCAAGACGATCAAATGCCCGGTGCAGGATCGCGGCCCCTACGCCCGCGGCCGGGTGCTGGATTTCTCGCTCGGCGCGGCGCGCCAGATCGGCTGCGACGGACTATGTCGTGTCACTGTCCGGCGCGCCGGTTACGAATAG